The proteins below come from a single Roseiflexus sp. RS-1 genomic window:
- a CDS encoding cellulase family glycosylhydrolase — MFQQMKTAIPRLLSLLTLIAIIVGIVVAPRQSRAAARSPAEVPDTYPPYLAQYYPQTGHSAVNSFERFWRNTPNALFVLGYPISRPFIEESFTNPGEYYRVQYFERAILEEHPQNYGTPYYILGRLLGTQLAKGRENEPPFQPVPDPRDGTWDSVTRHTLRNSPAPFRSFWLNNGGLAVFGRPISEQFQEVNKADGKTYWVQYFERQRMEWHPDEPDPRYRILLGLLGNEYRDANHRNNPAFTPAPRDDARSLPRPFIYGYNAHLYQDREPWQDRKRVLQLVKNSGFGWVRQQVRWMDLHDRSGAIYWEELDDIVRDANEMGVKLFISVVAAPSWATDNGRNGLPNRANIGQFAYFMGEMAKRYRGRVGAYQIWNEQNLAVENGGRVASAALYMDVLVAGARAIKANDPYAIVVSGPPAATETNNPNIAISDLAFFRQMFADPRFRDVVDAIGVHAGGTSNPPDSMWPDRPGPGPNFVTSREFYFRRVEDYRALALQYGLGDRQMWITEFGWATRNNTPGYEFGNQISFEQQAEWIVRAFQIGRREYAPWMGAMFLWNLNFAVPWAQREGNPLHEQASFGILNGDWSPRPAYLALQRMPKD, encoded by the coding sequence ATGTTCCAGCAAATGAAGACCGCTATCCCCCGTCTCCTGTCGCTGTTGACGCTGATCGCCATCATCGTCGGCATCGTCGTCGCACCCCGCCAGAGTCGCGCCGCAGCGCGCAGCCCGGCTGAAGTCCCCGACACCTATCCGCCCTATCTCGCCCAGTACTATCCGCAGACCGGTCACTCCGCCGTCAATTCGTTCGAGCGCTTCTGGCGGAATACGCCCAACGCGCTCTTTGTGCTGGGCTATCCGATCTCTCGACCCTTTATTGAGGAAAGTTTCACCAATCCTGGCGAGTATTACCGCGTCCAGTACTTCGAGCGCGCGATCCTCGAGGAGCATCCGCAAAACTACGGCACGCCCTACTATATTCTGGGGCGATTGCTGGGAACGCAACTGGCAAAAGGACGCGAGAACGAACCGCCGTTCCAGCCGGTTCCCGATCCGCGCGACGGCACGTGGGATAGTGTGACGCGCCATACGCTGCGCAACTCGCCGGCGCCATTCCGCAGTTTCTGGCTCAACAATGGCGGGCTGGCGGTCTTCGGTCGCCCGATCTCCGAACAGTTCCAGGAAGTAAACAAGGCGGACGGCAAAACGTACTGGGTGCAATACTTCGAGCGCCAGCGGATGGAGTGGCACCCTGACGAGCCTGACCCGCGCTACCGCATTCTGCTCGGTCTGCTCGGCAATGAATACCGCGACGCCAATCATCGCAACAATCCGGCATTCACCCCCGCGCCCCGCGATGATGCACGCTCGCTGCCGCGCCCGTTCATCTACGGCTACAATGCGCATCTCTACCAGGATCGCGAACCCTGGCAGGATCGCAAGCGCGTGCTGCAACTGGTCAAGAACAGCGGCTTCGGTTGGGTGCGTCAGCAGGTGCGCTGGATGGATCTGCACGACCGTTCGGGTGCGATCTACTGGGAAGAACTCGACGACATCGTGCGCGATGCCAATGAGATGGGCGTGAAACTGTTCATCAGCGTCGTTGCCGCCCCCAGTTGGGCAACCGACAATGGACGCAACGGGTTGCCCAACCGCGCCAACATTGGTCAGTTCGCCTATTTTATGGGGGAAATGGCAAAACGCTACCGGGGCAGAGTCGGCGCGTATCAGATCTGGAACGAACAGAACCTGGCGGTCGAAAATGGCGGGCGGGTCGCTTCGGCGGCGCTCTACATGGACGTGCTGGTCGCCGGTGCGCGGGCGATCAAGGCGAATGACCCCTACGCGATTGTCGTATCGGGTCCGCCAGCAGCCACTGAAACGAACAACCCGAATATCGCCATCAGCGATCTGGCGTTCTTCCGGCAGATGTTCGCCGACCCGCGCTTCCGCGACGTCGTCGATGCGATTGGCGTCCACGCTGGCGGCACATCGAACCCGCCCGACAGCATGTGGCCCGACCGTCCCGGTCCCGGACCGAACTTTGTGACCAGTCGCGAGTTCTACTTCCGCCGCGTCGAGGATTACCGGGCGCTGGCGTTACAGTACGGTCTCGGCGACCGACAGATGTGGATCACGGAGTTCGGTTGGGCGACGCGCAACAATACGCCGGGGTACGAATTCGGCAACCAGATTTCGTTTGAACAGCAGGCAGAATGGATCGTGCGGGCGTTCCAGATCGGGCGGCGCGAATATGCGCCGTGGATGGGAGCGATGTTCCTGTGGAACCTGAACTTTGCCGTGCCGTGGGCGCAGCGCGAAGGCAACCCGCTCCACGAACAGGCATCGTTCGGCATCCTTAATGGCGACTGGAGTCCGCGCCCGGCATACCTTGCCCTGCAACGGATGCCGAAGGATTGA
- a CDS encoding S1C family serine protease, with protein MPRSIMENRSGEKRSPCVIYALLGGLSLVSGVVGTLVGGALIWFFVARPIADQTAQTTVPATLPSTLLPSPTPLVVATDDPVRTAPARIAREAGPSVVTVVSQLPPQVGFFGTFQPPPARGSGVIIDPRGYIITNHHVVEGARQLYVILADGRQRPAQLIGSDYPFSDLALIKIEGDTYPAARLGDSDAVQAGDWVVAIGSALGDLRNSVTVGVVSGLGRSLQTRDVVLDDLIQTDATINRGNSGGPLLNLDGEVIGINTAIIRGGAEQAEGIGFAIPSNTVRYVADQLITRGRVARPYLPIEFVPITPRLAAWYNLPVDYGLFIQAVRRGSALAQAGVQPGDILLSLGGQRIDEAHPLLRVLARHQVGEEVEIEIWRDNAIQTIRITLEELPR; from the coding sequence GTGCCACGCAGCATCATGGAAAACCGCTCCGGCGAGAAACGTTCCCCCTGTGTGATCTATGCGCTCCTTGGCGGATTGAGCCTGGTGAGCGGCGTTGTCGGCACACTTGTCGGCGGTGCGTTGATCTGGTTCTTTGTTGCGCGCCCGATTGCCGATCAAACAGCGCAGACGACCGTACCAGCCACGCTCCCCTCCACCCTTCTCCCATCTCCAACACCGCTGGTCGTCGCCACGGACGATCCGGTGCGCACGGCGCCGGCGCGTATCGCGCGCGAGGCAGGACCATCGGTGGTGACGGTGGTGTCGCAGTTGCCGCCGCAGGTCGGTTTCTTCGGCACATTCCAACCGCCGCCAGCGCGTGGTTCAGGAGTGATTATCGATCCGCGCGGGTACATTATCACCAACCACCACGTGGTTGAAGGCGCGCGGCAGTTGTACGTCATTCTTGCCGACGGACGACAGCGCCCGGCGCAATTGATCGGGAGCGACTACCCGTTCAGCGATCTGGCGCTGATCAAGATCGAAGGCGATACCTATCCCGCAGCCCGGTTGGGCGACTCTGACGCAGTCCAGGCAGGCGATTGGGTGGTTGCCATCGGCAGCGCCCTGGGCGACCTGCGCAACTCGGTAACGGTCGGTGTGGTCAGCGGGCTTGGACGGTCGCTGCAAACCCGCGACGTCGTACTGGACGACCTGATCCAGACGGATGCAACTATCAACCGCGGTAACTCTGGCGGTCCATTGTTGAACCTGGATGGCGAGGTGATCGGGATCAATACGGCGATCATACGCGGCGGCGCCGAACAGGCGGAAGGGATCGGGTTCGCCATTCCCAGTAACACCGTGCGCTATGTCGCCGATCAACTGATAACACGCGGCAGGGTGGCACGTCCATACCTGCCGATCGAATTCGTACCGATTACGCCGCGTCTGGCGGCGTGGTACAACCTGCCGGTCGATTACGGTCTCTTTATTCAGGCGGTCAGGCGTGGATCGGCGCTGGCGCAGGCTGGTGTGCAACCGGGTGATATCCTGTTATCACTCGGCGGTCAGCGCATCGATGAAGCCCATCCGTTGCTGCGTGTGCTGGCGCGACATCAGGTTGGCGAAGAGGTCGAGATCGAGATCTGGCGTGACAACGCCATACAGACAATACGGATCACGCTGGAAGAATTGCCCCGCTGA
- a CDS encoding AI-2E family transporter produces MLSGRLATVALWLLIICAAVFLFERAVVVVSFFATPLLLFALAWLIAVVLQPLVSRLTALDLPPITIRARRVPPPPRHLSRMLSVALIYLALFAALIVVILSFVPAITQQLTTLTGSVPTTVESIARWIGRLDESLERFGFRGDLTAIVQPEAIAQQLTGFGSAMLQQSLGIAGSIATVLFNIFLVLILSFYITLDGPRMGKSFVAVLPQSWHDEVDNLFAVIDRVFGGFMRAQFVNSLLYGVANAIVMAMFGLGDIALASVVAAILVFIPLVGGFFALIPPALFAILFAPDRLGWLLLTLLIVQQVQFNIVMPRLVGQAIGLHPLLVFAALLLGGTVAGGWGVLFGIPVAGVIASITQFFYERARRTAMMLPTDETSPSVPPAAPASVADPVAGHPSPAPVVDPVSGHPPS; encoded by the coding sequence ATGCTATCTGGACGACTCGCAACAGTAGCATTGTGGCTGCTGATCATTTGCGCTGCGGTTTTTCTGTTCGAGCGCGCAGTAGTTGTCGTTAGTTTTTTTGCTACGCCGCTCCTCCTTTTCGCCCTTGCCTGGCTGATCGCGGTCGTCCTGCAACCGCTGGTGTCACGCCTGACAGCGCTCGATCTCCCACCGATTACAATCCGCGCCCGTCGGGTTCCTCCACCACCGCGCCACCTTTCGCGCATGCTCTCGGTGGCGCTGATCTACCTGGCGCTGTTCGCCGCGCTGATCGTGGTGATCCTGTCGTTCGTACCGGCCATCACCCAGCAACTGACCACGCTGACCGGATCGGTGCCGACAACGGTCGAATCGATCGCCCGCTGGATCGGGCGACTGGATGAAAGTCTGGAACGCTTCGGATTTCGCGGCGATCTTACCGCAATTGTGCAACCTGAAGCGATCGCCCAGCAACTGACCGGCTTTGGCAGTGCAATGCTCCAGCAGTCGCTTGGTATTGCCGGCAGCATTGCCACCGTCCTGTTCAATATTTTTCTGGTGCTGATCCTCAGTTTCTATATCACGCTTGACGGTCCGCGCATGGGTAAGAGTTTCGTGGCTGTCCTGCCCCAATCCTGGCACGATGAAGTCGATAACCTTTTTGCCGTGATCGACCGGGTGTTTGGCGGGTTCATGCGGGCGCAGTTTGTGAACTCACTGTTGTACGGGGTTGCAAACGCGATTGTGATGGCGATGTTCGGTCTCGGCGATATTGCGCTTGCCAGTGTCGTCGCTGCCATACTTGTGTTCATTCCACTGGTAGGGGGGTTTTTCGCGCTGATCCCGCCGGCGCTTTTCGCCATTCTGTTTGCGCCTGATCGGTTGGGATGGCTGTTGCTGACGCTGCTCATCGTTCAGCAGGTGCAGTTCAATATTGTCATGCCGCGTCTGGTCGGGCAGGCAATCGGGTTGCATCCACTGCTCGTCTTTGCAGCACTGCTTCTCGGTGGAACAGTCGCCGGGGGCTGGGGCGTTCTGTTTGGCATCCCGGTCGCTGGCGTGATTGCCTCGATCACCCAGTTCTTCTATGAACGCGCCAGGCGCACAGCGATGATGCTTCCAACCGACGAGACATCTCCATCAGTCCCTCCCGCTGCTCCTGCATCGGTTGCCGATCCGGTCGCCGGTCATCCCTCGCCCGCCCCGGTTGTCGATCCGGTCTCCGGTCATCCCCCGTCGTAG
- the thpR gene encoding RNA 2',3'-cyclic phosphodiesterase encodes MATYRLFIAVELPDTLREELADLQTRLKRDQPPVRWVKPEAMHLTLWFLGDVPGDQVSHLKIAMMLSFAGQQAAHIRLGAPGAFPNLQRPQVIWVGLAEGEAHLRSWYDALARRLPSLGFHPDPRPFRPHLTLGRVRHEASAEQQQRLGAALRSLKLSSNHTWNLQRVVLFRSDLRPEGPRYTALAEVDLQGLEAASG; translated from the coding sequence ATGGCGACATATCGTCTATTCATTGCTGTTGAACTGCCCGACACGCTCCGCGAGGAACTGGCAGATCTGCAAACGCGTCTTAAGCGCGATCAGCCGCCAGTGCGCTGGGTGAAACCTGAAGCGATGCACCTGACGCTCTGGTTCCTGGGGGATGTTCCAGGCGATCAGGTTTCGCATTTGAAGATTGCAATGATGTTGTCGTTCGCCGGGCAGCAGGCAGCGCACATCAGGCTTGGCGCTCCCGGCGCTTTCCCCAACCTGCAACGCCCACAGGTCATCTGGGTTGGGCTGGCGGAAGGCGAAGCGCACCTGCGCTCGTGGTATGATGCGCTGGCGCGTCGCCTGCCATCTCTCGGATTTCACCCTGACCCCCGACCGTTTCGACCGCATCTGACCCTGGGGCGAGTGCGCCACGAGGCGTCGGCGGAACAGCAGCAGCGGCTTGGCGCTGCGCTCCGCTCTCTGAAACTCTCTTCCAACCATACGTGGAATCTTCAGCGCGTGGTGCTGTTCCGCAGCGATCTGCGTCCCGAAGGACCACGCTATACGGCGCTGGCGGAAGTGGATTTACAGGGGCTAGAGGCTGCCAGCGGTTAG
- the ppk1 gene encoding polyphosphate kinase 1 — MTSVAFETIENDMALLSAASPYFNRELSWLEFNRRVLEEAMDERHPLLERVKFLSIFSTNLDEFFMIRVAGLKQQIAAGVASRSPDGLTPSEQLHAIRRVVIPLLEQHRSCWLDDIKPKLHEQGVHVFDYHELTPAQRAACAEYFEREVFPVLTPLAIDPAHPFPHISNLSLNLAVVIHDPDEGELFARVKVPAVLPRLVPIEGGLCDSPDDIPPERRYCFTWLEQIITANVASLFPGEEIVECYLFRITRNADMEIEEEEADDLLRVIEEGVRQRRFGAVVRLQVQHSMPERVRNLLLTNLKLTPDDVYEMRGPLGLSDLMQLTKIDRPDLKDPPFYPIPPAPLQNARSSEELFAAIRQHDILLHHPFHSFQPLVSLIQAAAEDPNVLAIKQTLYRVGSNSPIVKALMHAREQDKQVTVLVELKARFDEENNIIWAKQLERAGVHVVYGLVGLKTHAKLALIVRREHDGLRRYVHLGTGNYNATTARIYTDLGLLTARPDIAADVSELFNHLTGFSRQRHYRKLLVAPVSMRECLEALIEREIAHAQAGRQGHLIFKCNAIVDKKIIDLLYRASQAGVTIELIARGICCLRPGVPGLSERISVRSIVGRFLEHSRIYYFANNGNPDIYLGSADLMERNLDRRVETLFPIESEPLKAEIRQLLDVYLRDTSRARILMPDGSYVRARPPEGEAPFDSQAFLSRDNMTPR; from the coding sequence ATGACGAGTGTTGCTTTTGAGACGATCGAGAATGATATGGCACTTCTGAGCGCTGCTTCGCCATACTTCAATCGTGAGCTCAGCTGGCTCGAATTCAACCGCCGGGTGCTGGAAGAAGCAATGGACGAGCGCCATCCGCTGTTGGAGCGCGTGAAGTTCCTTTCGATCTTCAGCACCAACCTCGATGAGTTCTTCATGATCCGTGTCGCGGGCTTGAAGCAACAGATCGCCGCCGGCGTCGCCAGTCGCTCACCGGACGGGCTGACCCCATCTGAACAATTGCACGCCATTCGCCGCGTCGTTATTCCGCTTCTTGAGCAGCATCGGTCCTGCTGGCTCGACGACATCAAGCCGAAGTTGCATGAGCAGGGCGTTCATGTGTTCGATTACCACGAACTGACGCCAGCGCAACGTGCAGCATGCGCCGAATACTTTGAGCGTGAGGTGTTTCCGGTTCTGACGCCGCTGGCCATCGATCCGGCGCATCCATTCCCGCATATCTCAAACCTGAGCCTGAATCTTGCAGTGGTGATCCACGATCCGGATGAGGGCGAACTCTTTGCGCGCGTCAAGGTGCCAGCAGTGCTGCCGCGCCTGGTGCCAATCGAAGGCGGTCTGTGCGATTCTCCGGATGATATTCCACCGGAACGACGCTACTGCTTCACCTGGCTCGAACAGATCATTACCGCCAATGTCGCATCGCTCTTCCCCGGCGAGGAGATCGTCGAATGCTATCTGTTCCGCATTACGCGCAACGCCGATATGGAAATCGAGGAAGAAGAGGCGGACGATCTGCTGCGCGTGATCGAAGAAGGGGTGCGTCAGCGACGATTTGGCGCCGTTGTGCGTCTGCAGGTGCAGCACTCGATGCCGGAACGGGTGCGCAATCTGTTGCTCACCAATCTGAAACTGACCCCCGACGACGTGTATGAGATGCGTGGACCGCTCGGTCTGTCGGATCTGATGCAGTTGACGAAAATTGACCGCCCCGACCTGAAAGATCCGCCGTTCTACCCGATACCCCCTGCGCCGTTGCAGAACGCGCGCAGCAGTGAGGAACTCTTCGCTGCGATTCGTCAACACGATATCCTGTTGCACCATCCATTTCACTCCTTCCAGCCGCTGGTATCGCTGATCCAGGCGGCTGCTGAGGACCCGAATGTGCTGGCGATCAAGCAGACGCTCTACCGCGTCGGGTCGAATTCGCCAATCGTGAAGGCGCTTATGCACGCGCGCGAGCAGGATAAGCAGGTGACCGTGCTGGTTGAGTTGAAGGCGCGCTTCGACGAGGAGAACAATATCATCTGGGCGAAACAACTCGAACGCGCGGGTGTGCACGTCGTGTATGGGTTGGTCGGGCTGAAAACGCATGCCAAACTGGCGCTGATCGTTCGCCGCGAGCACGATGGCTTGCGCCGTTATGTCCACCTCGGCACCGGCAACTATAATGCAACCACCGCTCGCATCTATACCGACCTTGGTCTGTTGACGGCGCGCCCCGATATTGCCGCCGATGTATCGGAACTGTTCAACCATCTCACCGGTTTCTCGCGTCAGCGGCACTATCGCAAACTGCTCGTCGCGCCGGTGAGCATGCGCGAATGTCTCGAAGCGTTGATCGAACGCGAGATCGCCCACGCGCAGGCGGGACGGCAGGGGCATCTGATTTTCAAATGCAACGCAATCGTCGATAAAAAGATTATCGATCTCCTCTATCGGGCTTCTCAGGCAGGCGTAACTATTGAGTTGATCGCGCGCGGCATCTGCTGCCTGCGCCCCGGAGTGCCAGGCTTGAGCGAACGCATCTCTGTGCGCAGTATCGTCGGGCGTTTCCTTGAGCACAGTCGCATCTACTACTTTGCGAACAACGGCAATCCAGATATCTACCTCGGCAGCGCCGACCTGATGGAACGTAACCTCGACCGCCGCGTCGAGACACTGTTCCCCATCGAGTCTGAGCCTTTGAAAGCGGAGATTCGTCAACTGCTCGATGTGTATTTGCGGGATACGTCGCGTGCACGCATTCTGATGCCCGATGGTTCATATGTGCGCGCCCGCCCGCCCGAAGGCGAGGCGCCGTTCGATAGTCAGGCGTTCCTCAGCCGCGATAATATGACGCCGCGGTAG
- a CDS encoding DUF1405 domain-containing protein, whose protein sequence is MIRLTHWLFEFILRTPIIFWCCVVANLIGAVWGAAVWYGPMLAASPLWAWPFIPDCPLAAFLGTIALFGMRAGRRWTLFYTLTAFACIHYGIWTLVFWLRQWTGSGVIDPFEMVLFVTHIGLLCEGVLFATRLGDVSFPQRLTVIGWFVLAFGVDYGLGYHPPLASHVTFDFIMWLTVALTGGLSIALLALPRTVAQPARLSTTTVEG, encoded by the coding sequence ATGATACGCCTGACACACTGGCTCTTCGAGTTCATTCTGCGCACGCCGATTATCTTCTGGTGCTGCGTCGTCGCTAACCTGATCGGCGCGGTGTGGGGCGCAGCGGTCTGGTATGGTCCGATGCTGGCGGCATCGCCGCTGTGGGCATGGCCCTTCATTCCCGATTGCCCACTCGCAGCGTTTCTCGGCACAATTGCGCTCTTTGGCATGCGTGCAGGACGACGCTGGACTCTCTTCTATACGCTGACAGCGTTCGCGTGCATACACTACGGCATCTGGACGCTGGTATTCTGGTTGCGTCAGTGGACAGGATCAGGCGTGATCGATCCGTTCGAGATGGTGCTGTTCGTCACCCATATTGGTTTGCTGTGCGAGGGGGTACTGTTCGCCACGCGCCTGGGCGATGTATCGTTTCCGCAACGACTCACTGTCATTGGCTGGTTTGTCCTGGCATTTGGCGTCGATTACGGGTTGGGGTATCACCCGCCGCTGGCGAGCCACGTGACGTTCGATTTCATCATGTGGTTAACGGTTGCGCTCACGGGCGGGTTGAGCATCGCGTTGCTGGCGCTGCCGCGCACCGTCGCACAACCGGCGCGCCTGTCGACCACGACGGTCGAGGGATAG
- a CDS encoding acyltransferase: protein MPPLTPVAGINAPSLPAPGPDGLGSSAARKARLHIAPSPGPHNALWYFPRVTGGHLRVARNALIIQIARYTPSLALKNALYRLIGMRVGSHVSVGLMVMFDIFFPQDVTLGDNCIIGYNSTILCHEFTRHEWRRGPVWIGRDVTIGANTTILPGVVIGDGATVSAMSLVNRDVPPGAFVGGVPVRMLNGGR from the coding sequence ATGCCGCCTCTGACGCCAGTCGCTGGCATCAACGCGCCGTCGCTCCCGGCGCCCGGTCCCGATGGATTGGGAAGCAGTGCGGCGCGTAAGGCGCGATTGCACATCGCACCATCGCCAGGACCGCACAACGCGCTCTGGTATTTTCCGCGCGTCACCGGCGGTCACCTGCGCGTCGCGCGTAATGCGCTGATCATTCAGATCGCCCGATACACGCCATCACTGGCGCTCAAGAACGCACTCTACCGCCTGATCGGTATGCGGGTCGGCAGCCACGTCTCGGTTGGTCTGATGGTTATGTTCGATATCTTTTTCCCGCAGGATGTCACCCTTGGCGACAACTGCATCATCGGCTACAATTCAACCATCCTCTGTCACGAATTCACCCGTCATGAATGGCGCCGCGGACCGGTCTGGATCGGACGGGACGTAACCATCGGCGCAAACACGACGATCCTGCCGGGTGTCGTGATCGGTGATGGCGCGACGGTCTCGGCGATGAGCCTGGTGAACCGTGATGTGCCGCCGGGAGCGTTTGTCGGCGGAGTGCCGGTGCGAATGTTGAACGGTGGACGTTGA
- a CDS encoding peptidylprolyl isomerase, with translation MPPKQWASPPPMQIDPNRQYRARMMTSKGEIVIDLAARYAPKTVNNFVFLANEGFYNGVVFHRVISNFVIQGGDPTGTGRGGPGYTFEDEVDPKKNLLKHEAGVLSMANAGPNTNGSQFFITHSPQPHLNGKHTVFGKVTSGMDVVNAIRQGDQILNVTIEVL, from the coding sequence ATGCCGCCAAAACAATGGGCATCCCCTCCACCGATGCAGATCGACCCGAACCGCCAGTACCGTGCACGGATGATGACCTCCAAAGGCGAAATCGTCATCGACCTGGCTGCCCGGTATGCGCCGAAGACGGTCAATAATTTCGTCTTTCTGGCAAACGAGGGGTTCTATAACGGCGTCGTCTTCCACCGTGTCATCAGCAACTTCGTCATTCAGGGCGGCGACCCGACCGGTACAGGGCGCGGCGGGCCCGGCTATACGTTCGAGGATGAGGTCGATCCGAAGAAAAACCTGCTGAAACACGAGGCCGGGGTGTTATCGATGGCGAATGCCGGACCAAACACGAACGGCAGCCAGTTTTTCATCACCCACTCGCCGCAACCACACCTCAATGGAAAGCACACTGTCTTCGGCAAAGTCACCAGCGGGATGGACGTTGTCAACGCTATCCGCCAGGGGGACCAGATCCTGAATGTAACCATCGAGGTTCTGTAG
- a CDS encoding HEAT repeat domain-containing protein encodes MSTAVQFYCPVCFAEVAADERDAPCRVCGARAEEWQRRDYTERLIHALRHPNPEVRMGAIISLGNRRDPRAALPLAECALAHPIDVVQALAIVRALHAILPAPERETALDMLAAHPARAVRRAVARMRSEP; translated from the coding sequence GTGAGCACTGCCGTGCAGTTCTACTGTCCTGTCTGTTTTGCCGAGGTCGCGGCTGATGAGCGTGATGCGCCGTGCCGCGTCTGCGGCGCTCGCGCGGAGGAGTGGCAGCGCCGCGACTATACCGAACGCCTCATCCATGCGCTCCGACATCCTAACCCGGAAGTGCGCATGGGCGCGATTATTTCGCTGGGTAACCGGCGCGACCCGCGGGCTGCGCTTCCGCTTGCCGAATGCGCCCTGGCGCATCCCATCGATGTCGTGCAAGCGCTCGCCATTGTCAGGGCGCTGCATGCAATCCTCCCGGCGCCGGAGCGGGAGACGGCGCTGGACATGCTTGCCGCTCATCCGGCGCGCGCGGTTCGTCGCGCAGTTGCGCGCATGCGCAGTGAACCATAA